A genome region from Cervus canadensis isolate Bull #8, Minnesota chromosome 10, ASM1932006v1, whole genome shotgun sequence includes the following:
- the THNSL1 gene encoding threonine synthase-like 1 has product MLHLKQCQHLKQITQKCLSCIHVKTDKHPQLFLSRTFALAKLRKSWHSIYSLVGDKNIILMGPPGAGKTTVGRIIGQKLGCCVIDVDDDILEKTWNMSVSEKLQDVGNEQFLEEEGKAVLNFSASGSVISLTGSNPMHDASMWHLKKNGIIVYLDVPLLDIVSRLKLMKTDRIVGQNSGTSVKDLLKFRRQYYKKWYDTRVFCESGASPEEVANKVLSAVKRYQDVDSETFISTRHIWPKDCEQKAPMKFFSEAVIEGLASDGGLFVPEKEFPKLNCGEWKSLVGATYIERAQILLEKCIHPADIPAARLGEMIETAYGENFACSKIAPVRHLSGNQFILELFHGPTGSFKDLSLQLMPHLFAHCIPPSCNFMILVATSGDTGSAVLNGFSRLNKNDKQRIAVATFFPEDGVSDFQKAQIIGSQNENGWAVGIKSDFDFCQTSIKRIFQDADFTGFLAVEYGTVLSSANSINWGRLLPQVVYHASAYLDLVSQGFISFGSPVDVCIPTGNFGNILAAVYAKTMGVPIRKFICASNQNHVLTDFIKTGHYDIRERKLAQTFSPAIDILKSSNLERHLHLMANKDGQLMRRLFNQLEEEHHFQIEKILVEKLQQDFVADWCSEGECLAAIHSTYNTSGYILDPHTAIAKVVADRMQDKTCPVIVSSTAHYSKFAPAIMQALKIGEINQTSSSQVYLLSSYNALPPPHEALLERTKQQEKVEHQVCAADVNVLKNHVEKLVQNQFI; this is encoded by the coding sequence atGCTCCACTTGAAGCAGTGTCAGCATCTGAAACAGATAACTCAGAAATGCTTGTCTTGCATCCATGTGAAAACAGATAAACATCCACAGCTATTTCTTTCAAGAACCTTTGCGCTTGCGAAATTAAGGAAGTCATGGCATTCCATCTACTCTCTTGTTGGAGACAAAAATATTATCCTGATGGGAcctcctggtgctgggaaaacaacaGTAGGCAGAATAATAGGCCAGAAACTGGGTTGTTGTGTCATCGATGTGGATGATGATATCCTTGAAAAAACCTGGAATATGAGTGTGTCTGAAAAATTGCAGGATGTTGGTAATGAGCAATTtttagaagaggaaggaaaagccGTGTTAAACTTCTCTGCATCTGGAAGTGTGATTTCCCTTACTGGGTCCAACCCAATGCATGATGCTAGCATGTGGCAtctaaagaaaaatggaataattGTTTATCTGGATGTACCTCTACTAGATATAGTCAGTCGtctaaaattaatgaaaacagaTAGGATTGTAGGTCAGAATTCTGGAACCTCTGTGAAAGACTTACTTAAATTTAGAAGACAGTACTATAAGAAGTGGTATGATACTCGTGTTTTTTGTGAAAGTGGGGCTTCCCCAGAGGAGGTAGCCAACAAAGTGCTGAGTGCAGTTAAAAGATACCAAGATGTGGATTCagaaactttcatttccacaagACACATTTGGCCTAAAGACTGTGAACAGAAAGCTCCAATGAAATTCTTTAGTGAAGCTGTGATTGAGGGGTTAGCTTCTGACGGTGGACTTTTTGTTCCTGAGAAGGAGTTTCCAAAGTTAAACTGTGGGGAGTGGAAAAGCCTGGTAGGAGCAACATACATAGAAAGAGCACAGATACTTCTGGAAAAATGTATACATCCTGCTGACATACCTGCTGCCAGGCTGGGAGAAATGATTGAAACTGCTTATGGGGAAAACTTTGCCTGCTCAAAAATCGCCCCTGTTAGGCACCTGTCAGGCAACCAGTTCATCCTGGAGTTGTTTCATGGACCAACAGGATCATTTAAAGATCTGTCTTTACAGCTCATGCCCCATCTTTTTGCACACTGTATTCCACCAAGTTGCAATTTTATGATACTTGTAGCCACCTCAGGAGACactggaagtgcagtcttaaatGGCTTTAGTCGTCTTAATAAGAATGACAAGCAGAGAATAGCCGTGGCCACATTTTTTCCTGAAGACGGAGTCAGTGATTTTCAAAAAGCACAAATAATTGGCAGTCAGAACGAAAATGGATGGGCAGTAGGTATCAAATCAGATTTTGATTTCTGCCAGACGtctataaaaagaatttttcaagATGCTGATTTTACTGGCTTTCTTGCTGTGGAGTATGGAACCGTCTTAAGTTCAGCTAATTCCATAAACTGGGGCCGACTGCTTCCCCAAGTAGTTTATCATGCTTCTGCATACCTTGATCTCGTTAGCCAaggatttatttcttttggaaGCCCAGTTGATGTGTGTATTCCCACAGGAAACTTTGGTAACATTTTAGCAGCAGTGTATGCCAAAACCATGGGAGTCCCTATTCGAAAATTTATCTGTGCTTCTAATCAGAACCATGTTTTGACTGATTTTATAAAAACAGGACATTATGATATAAGGGAAAGAAAACTAGCACAGACCTTTTCACCAGCAATTGATATCCTCAAATCTTCAAACCTGGAACGACATTTACACCTGATGGCTAATAAAGATGGACAGTTAATGAGAAGACTGTTTAATCAACTAGAAGAGGAGCATCACTTCCAGATAGAGAAGATCCTAGTTGAGAAACTTCAGCAGGATTTCGTGGCTGACTGGTGCTCTGAGGGAGAGTGCCTGGCAGCGATTCACTCCACCTACAACACTTCGGGGTACATTTTGGACCCACACACTGCTATTGCGAAAGTAGTTGCAGACAGAATGCAAGACAAAACTTGCCCAGTGATCGTCTCCTCTACAGCTCATTACTCCAAGTTTGCACCTGCTATCATGCAGGCTTTAAAGATCGGAGAAATCAACCAGACTTCATCAAGTCAGGTTTACTTACTAAGTTCATACAATGCCTTACCTCCACCGCACGAGGCTTTACTAGAGAGAACAAAACAGCAGGAGAAGGTGGAGCACCAGGTCTGTGCAGCTGATGTGAATGTCCTGAAGAATCACGTGGAAAAACTTGTACAAAATCAATTCATATGA